The proteins below are encoded in one region of Acidimicrobiales bacterium:
- a CDS encoding alpha/beta hydrolase, with the protein MPSPTHRQVRTNGITLHVAEQGEGPPVVFCHGFPHVWYVWHHQLPVVAQLGYRAVAPDMRGYGRSDAPTGVASYTNEKAALDLIGLLDDMDEGEAVFVGLDFGAALVWELCLRHPDRVRAAVVFNNPFVGRGKRRPSELWARIAEKHFLHLHYFQELGPADSELNERPRDFLSSIYYALSGDYHYLDIWSHPTSGNGYLDVLPKGPPLPWRWMAQDEFDVFAEEFTRTGFTGGLNWYRALDLNWELTEPFNDANVEVPVFFLYGERDCDMEGFSGSDPIGTMKSRVPDLREVAMVPGAGHLVQMEKPDDVNRLLTRFLGSIHS; encoded by the coding sequence GTGCCAAGCCCAACCCACCGGCAGGTTCGCACGAACGGCATCACCCTTCACGTCGCGGAGCAAGGGGAAGGTCCTCCCGTCGTGTTCTGCCATGGTTTCCCGCACGTCTGGTACGTGTGGCACCACCAGCTCCCGGTGGTCGCCCAGCTGGGATACAGGGCCGTTGCGCCCGACATGCGAGGATACGGACGAAGCGACGCCCCGACGGGAGTTGCCTCCTACACCAACGAGAAGGCGGCCCTTGATCTGATCGGCCTTCTCGACGACATGGACGAGGGCGAGGCGGTCTTCGTAGGTCTGGATTTCGGTGCAGCGTTGGTCTGGGAACTCTGCCTTCGCCATCCCGACCGGGTGCGCGCCGCGGTCGTCTTCAACAATCCCTTTGTCGGGCGCGGCAAGCGTCGGCCCAGCGAACTATGGGCGCGTATCGCAGAGAAACACTTCCTCCATCTGCACTACTTCCAAGAGCTGGGGCCGGCTGACTCCGAACTCAACGAGCGGCCTCGAGACTTCCTCTCCAGCATTTACTACGCGTTGAGCGGCGACTATCACTACCTTGACATCTGGTCCCACCCGACCAGCGGCAACGGATACTTGGACGTCCTCCCCAAGGGGCCTCCCCTTCCCTGGCGCTGGATGGCCCAGGACGAGTTCGACGTCTTCGCCGAGGAGTTCACCAGAACCGGCTTCACGGGCGGCTTGAACTGGTACCGGGCGCTAGACCTCAACTGGGAGCTGACCGAGCCGTTCAACGACGCGAACGTTGAAGTCCCGGTGTTCTTCCTGTACGGCGAGCGAGACTGCGATATGGAGGGCTTCAGCGGTTCGGATCCGATCGGGACCATGAAATCGCGCGTGCCCGATCTTCGCGAGGTCGCCATGGTGCCCGGCGCCGGGCATCTGGTTCAGATGGAGAAGCCGGACGATGTCAACCGGCTTCTCACCCGGTTTCTGGGCTCCATCCATTCCTAA
- a CDS encoding LuxR C-terminal-related transcriptional regulator, producing the protein MSTPRDALASLIGGAEPSSQVRRSISESWRRSADAGLVPRQFDVPYEDGAEEDSQLQRAARPVLERVADDLATAKVSVLMTDAKGHVRDRYVSDRSLRDRLDRIYLAPGFVYAEDQIGTNAIGTALAEGATSVVDGEEHFAEALVGMACAAAPIREPSSGQVLGVVDLTSFAEDASELMLPLARQAARQLESRLADAMPAIERRWAELTSTERNIADFVAQGFTNRQTADQLFMSRFTVDFHLRAIFRKLGINSRVDLARLVGERRMKTVRRN; encoded by the coding sequence GTGAGCACCCCGCGTGACGCTCTGGCCTCCTTGATCGGCGGTGCCGAGCCATCCAGCCAGGTGAGGCGATCGATTTCTGAATCCTGGCGGCGCTCTGCAGACGCCGGCCTCGTTCCCCGCCAGTTCGACGTGCCCTACGAAGATGGCGCTGAAGAAGACAGCCAACTCCAAAGAGCAGCCCGGCCGGTGCTCGAACGTGTGGCAGACGACCTGGCAACGGCGAAAGTCAGCGTCTTGATGACCGACGCCAAGGGCCACGTCAGGGATCGGTACGTGTCGGACCGTTCGTTGCGCGACCGTCTCGACCGGATCTACTTGGCCCCTGGCTTCGTGTACGCCGAGGATCAAATCGGCACGAACGCCATCGGCACGGCTCTCGCTGAAGGGGCGACATCGGTCGTGGATGGTGAGGAGCACTTTGCGGAAGCCCTCGTCGGGATGGCATGCGCTGCGGCGCCGATACGCGAGCCGTCGAGCGGGCAGGTGCTCGGGGTCGTCGACTTGACGTCGTTCGCTGAGGACGCCAGCGAACTGATGCTCCCGCTGGCAAGGCAAGCGGCGCGCCAACTCGAGTCGAGGTTGGCGGACGCGATGCCGGCGATCGAGAGACGATGGGCCGAGCTAACCAGCACCGAGCGAAACATCGCCGACTTCGTCGCCCAAGGTTTCACAAATCGCCAGACAGCGGATCAACTGTTCATGTCCCGGTTCACAGTCGACTTCCACTTGAGAGCCATCTTCAGAAAGCTCGGGATCAACTCTCGTGTGGACTTGGCAAGGCTCGTCGGCGAGCGACGAATGAAAACTGTTCGACGAAACTGA
- a CDS encoding bifunctional diguanylate cyclase/phosphodiesterase: protein MASALVTALTVNDGGPRVAVVQIDVGGLDELSEVLGERGTREVLRAIAVRIVRSIPNSAGLFRVAHARFVLLLHNVRDTREAMTIAADIGARFSLPIKFGSREYVMRVAIGVAASGQDGTVEFPEDVMRNAELATAEARGGASGRVAAFQERMLRDAARREQLGKDLDSAVARGELVLHYQPIVDLHQQRIVGAEALARWQHPLHGLIPPDEFIPIAERTGQIAGIGRWVLGEAVTQVAKWGWGSDAPTPRSISVNVSGQQLTNPGFVDFIASLLTRSALVPFTLVLEITETVLMEDGTRVLEHLHALRDLGVRIALDDFGTGYSSMSRLATFPVDVLKIDGSFVTQSARGDRTARALMRSMASLCSELEIIAVAERIESEPELEVATETGCRFGQGFLLGRPLPAGQFAQAHAFRA from the coding sequence GTGGCAAGTGCACTCGTCACCGCGCTTACTGTCAACGACGGCGGGCCGCGGGTGGCTGTGGTTCAAATCGATGTCGGCGGCCTAGATGAACTCAGCGAAGTACTCGGCGAACGTGGCACACGCGAGGTGTTACGGGCGATTGCCGTTCGGATCGTCAGGAGCATCCCCAACTCCGCGGGTCTGTTCCGCGTAGCTCACGCCCGTTTCGTGTTGTTGCTCCACAACGTTCGGGATACCCGAGAGGCGATGACCATAGCCGCCGACATCGGCGCACGGTTCTCACTTCCGATCAAGTTTGGAAGCCGTGAATATGTCATGCGCGTCGCCATCGGTGTTGCCGCCTCCGGGCAGGACGGGACGGTGGAGTTTCCCGAAGACGTGATGCGAAACGCTGAATTGGCTACGGCGGAAGCAAGGGGTGGAGCATCCGGGAGGGTTGCGGCGTTTCAGGAGCGAATGCTTCGTGACGCCGCCCGACGAGAGCAACTCGGCAAAGACCTGGATTCCGCCGTCGCTCGCGGGGAGTTGGTCCTGCACTACCAGCCGATCGTGGATCTCCATCAGCAGCGGATCGTCGGGGCCGAAGCGCTGGCTCGCTGGCAGCATCCTCTTCATGGATTGATCCCGCCGGACGAGTTCATCCCGATTGCTGAGCGCACGGGCCAGATTGCTGGGATCGGGCGATGGGTCCTGGGCGAAGCTGTGACTCAAGTCGCCAAGTGGGGTTGGGGATCGGACGCACCGACGCCGCGCTCGATTTCGGTCAACGTTTCCGGCCAGCAGCTCACGAATCCGGGATTCGTCGATTTCATCGCGTCGCTCCTGACTCGTTCCGCTCTGGTGCCGTTTACTCTCGTGCTCGAGATCACCGAGACGGTTCTGATGGAAGACGGAACTCGGGTGCTCGAGCACCTTCACGCTCTGCGCGACCTCGGGGTGAGGATCGCCCTGGATGATTTTGGAACCGGCTACTCGTCCATGTCACGTCTCGCCACTTTCCCTGTGGACGTGCTCAAAATCGACGGGAGCTTCGTGACGCAGTCCGCGCGTGGTGACCGTACTGCGAGAGCGCTCATGCGGAGCATGGCCTCGTTGTGCTCCGAGCTCGAGATAATTGCGGTAGCAGAGCGGATTGAATCCGAACCGGAACTCGAAGTCGCCACGGAAACCGGATGCCGTTTCGGACAGGGATTCCTGCTCGGTCGTCCGCTTCCGGCTGGACAGTTTGCGCAAGCGCACGCGTTTCGCGCCTGA
- a CDS encoding SDR family NAD(P)-dependent oxidoreductase produces MGTIDDHPLADRVAVVTGASRGIGKGIALELGAAGATVYVTGRTSEAGRLPGTVSETADEVNRLGGTGVAVVCDHSDDAAVAALFDQVSTETGRLDVLVNNVYNSPAAARWLGKPFWEVPARAWDETFIIGVRSHYVASVLAAPMLLESDGGLIANVSSPGSVHYMHNTVYGVGKAAVDRMTKDMSHELDGRRVAVVSIWPGIVNTELLQMVPAGPDGRRILSLPGEGEFDLAGAETPRFAGRAVVALAADAKRERWSGQALYVADLADHYGFTDLDGRVPRPPVL; encoded by the coding sequence ATGGGAACTATTGATGACCACCCCCTGGCCGACCGTGTCGCGGTTGTGACCGGCGCCAGCAGGGGAATCGGCAAGGGCATCGCCCTCGAGCTCGGTGCGGCCGGTGCGACGGTGTATGTCACCGGGAGGACGTCCGAGGCTGGTCGACTGCCGGGCACAGTGAGCGAAACGGCGGACGAGGTCAACCGGCTCGGTGGAACGGGTGTCGCGGTGGTCTGCGATCACAGCGACGACGCGGCCGTCGCTGCACTGTTCGATCAGGTCTCAACCGAGACCGGCCGGCTCGACGTGCTGGTCAACAACGTCTACAACTCTCCTGCGGCGGCACGGTGGCTGGGGAAACCGTTCTGGGAGGTCCCCGCTCGCGCATGGGACGAAACGTTCATCATCGGGGTGCGCTCCCATTACGTCGCGTCGGTGCTGGCGGCCCCGATGCTTCTTGAAAGCGACGGCGGCCTCATCGCCAACGTGTCATCCCCCGGGTCGGTTCATTACATGCACAACACCGTTTACGGGGTTGGGAAGGCAGCTGTCGACCGGATGACCAAGGACATGTCCCATGAGCTCGATGGTCGACGTGTCGCAGTGGTCTCTATATGGCCCGGAATCGTCAACACCGAGTTGCTGCAGATGGTCCCAGCCGGGCCCGACGGGAGGCGGATCCTCAGCCTCCCCGGTGAGGGCGAATTCGACCTTGCCGGAGCCGAGACGCCTCGATTCGCCGGTCGGGCTGTCGTCGCGCTTGCTGCGGACGCCAAAAGGGAGAGGTGGTCAGGTCAGGCACTTTACGTCGCCGATCTCGCCGATCATTACGGGTTCACCGACCTCGATGGGCGGGTCCCGAGACCGCCGGTCCTTTAG
- the lysA gene encoding diaminopimelate decarboxylase: MLPDPETEAAPGIEHPHGPPADAPVPLALLPDGASVDGTGALSIGGVSVVELAREFGTPVFLYDEDHLRRRCNEAVAAWGDGVAYASKAFLCRAMASLAYEEGMCIDVSTGGEMHVGLNAGVPAERLVLHGNNKSETEIGTAVRAGVGRIVVDSFDEIDRLERIAGDLGKRPRALVRVTPGIEAHTHEFVMTGQEDSKFGFGLSSGDAAGAVARLRKPGFPVELVGLHAHIGSQIFSLESFEREVSALADFFVPLGLSELCLGGGLGVPYVVGEAAPSITGWADAVKRAALSAGIPPEVRVTAEPGRAIVAAAAVTCYTVGTIKRVPGIRTYVSVDGGMSDNPRPVLYGSGYEAFLPRAVTAARPRVVTVVGKHCESGDVIVRDAQVPEDLSVGDVLATPVTGAYGHSMASTYNKVPRPPVVFVRDGEARMVVRRETYDDLVAFDV; encoded by the coding sequence TTGCTCCCCGATCCCGAGACTGAGGCCGCGCCGGGGATCGAACACCCCCACGGCCCACCGGCCGACGCGCCGGTCCCGCTCGCGCTCCTTCCGGATGGAGCGTCTGTCGACGGCACCGGTGCCCTTTCGATCGGCGGGGTCTCAGTTGTGGAACTTGCCCGAGAGTTCGGGACCCCGGTGTTCTTGTACGACGAGGACCACCTCCGAAGGAGGTGCAATGAGGCAGTCGCGGCGTGGGGCGACGGCGTCGCCTACGCATCGAAGGCGTTTCTGTGCCGGGCGATGGCGAGCCTCGCTTACGAGGAGGGCATGTGCATCGACGTGTCCACCGGAGGCGAAATGCACGTGGGGTTGAATGCGGGAGTCCCTGCCGAGCGTCTTGTTCTTCATGGCAACAACAAGTCGGAGACAGAAATTGGCACTGCCGTTCGCGCCGGAGTCGGACGGATCGTTGTCGACTCGTTCGACGAAATCGACCGGCTGGAGCGGATCGCCGGCGATCTCGGAAAGCGGCCCAGGGCGCTCGTCCGCGTAACCCCCGGGATCGAGGCTCACACCCACGAGTTCGTCATGACCGGGCAAGAGGATTCGAAGTTCGGCTTCGGGCTTTCATCAGGCGACGCGGCCGGGGCGGTGGCGAGGCTTCGCAAGCCCGGCTTTCCAGTTGAACTCGTTGGCCTCCACGCCCACATCGGATCTCAGATCTTCTCGCTCGAATCCTTCGAGAGGGAGGTGTCCGCGCTGGCGGACTTCTTTGTCCCTCTCGGTCTCTCGGAGCTCTGCCTCGGTGGAGGGCTTGGCGTTCCGTACGTCGTCGGCGAGGCAGCCCCGAGCATCACTGGCTGGGCTGACGCCGTGAAGCGAGCCGCCCTTTCGGCGGGGATACCACCCGAGGTGCGAGTGACCGCCGAACCGGGGAGGGCGATCGTGGCCGCAGCTGCTGTGACCTGTTACACGGTCGGCACGATCAAGAGGGTCCCCGGCATCCGGACCTACGTGAGCGTCGACGGCGGGATGAGCGACAACCCCAGGCCCGTTCTCTACGGAAGCGGCTACGAAGCCTTCCTGCCTCGTGCCGTCACCGCAGCGCGACCACGGGTCGTCACCGTGGTCGGGAAACATTGCGAGTCCGGCGACGTGATCGTCCGCGATGCGCAGGTCCCGGAGGATCTGTCCGTCGGCGACGTGCTGGCCACCCCGGTAACCGGAGCGTACGGCCACTCGATGGCCTCGACCTACAACAAGGTTCCCCGCCCGCCTGTCGTCTTCGTCCGAGACGGCGAAGCCAGGATGGTCGTCAGGCGCGAGACGTACGACGACCTCGTGGCCTTCGACGTCTAG
- a CDS encoding response regulator, whose translation MPKGTVLVVDDDPVIINLLQVNFEIEGYDVLTALGGEAGLAQAKANRPDAIVLDVMMPGIDGIEVARRLRQDRDTASIPIVLLSAKAQAADIQAGLQVADEYVTKPFEPLELLERVGGLVARSSAADRPAD comes from the coding sequence ATGCCGAAGGGCACCGTCCTGGTAGTCGACGACGATCCAGTCATAATCAACCTGCTGCAGGTCAACTTCGAGATCGAGGGCTATGACGTGCTGACCGCGCTCGGCGGCGAAGCGGGTCTGGCCCAGGCGAAGGCGAACCGGCCGGACGCGATCGTCCTCGACGTGATGATGCCCGGCATCGACGGGATCGAGGTTGCTCGGCGCTTGCGCCAGGATCGCGACACGGCATCTATTCCCATCGTTTTGCTGTCCGCCAAGGCCCAGGCCGCGGATATCCAGGCCGGGCTGCAGGTCGCGGATGAGTACGTCACCAAGCCGTTCGAGCCCCTGGAGTTGCTAGAACGCGTCGGCGGCCTCGTCGCGCGATCCTCCGCCGCCGACCGGCCAGCCGACTGA
- a CDS encoding homoserine dehydrogenase, protein MATPLKVGLLGCGNVGGALVRLLVDDSERIAARTGLQVSLAGVAVRSQSRERDAPVPAGLLTADAQSVVFDPDVDVVVEVIGGIEPARTLILAALKAGKPVVTANKELLANCGAELFEAASTAGVDLLFEAAVAGGIPLIRPLRESLAGERIRRVMGIVNGTTNFILTKMSESGTSYHDALAEAQSLGYAERDPTADVEGYDAAAKAAILANVAFGARVVAGDVYREGISAITTADISTAKQLGFAVKLLAVVEHNDAAESVTESVAVRVHPAMIPTTHPLAAVRDSYNAVFVEGDAVGQLMLLGRGAGGMPTASAVLGDLLDAAHNLTTGGAGRSVALRKVEICPIDDLRSPYYLTLQVLDRPGVLHAVSGVLGRHQVSIRLMEQEALPAIAAIDEAPRPGSTAEPSSPATMAGPSAVAGGEPVARLVFVTHPAYERDVQACLHDLRHLDVVDSIGGLLRVIGS, encoded by the coding sequence ATGGCAACACCGCTCAAGGTCGGGCTGCTCGGATGCGGCAACGTCGGAGGCGCGCTCGTCCGCCTTCTGGTCGACGACTCTGAGCGCATCGCGGCGCGTACCGGTTTGCAGGTCTCTCTTGCTGGTGTAGCGGTTCGCAGCCAATCGCGAGAGCGTGACGCGCCGGTGCCGGCCGGTCTGTTGACGGCGGATGCCCAGTCAGTTGTTTTCGATCCCGATGTCGACGTTGTCGTCGAGGTAATCGGGGGAATCGAACCGGCGAGAACCCTGATCCTGGCCGCTCTCAAGGCTGGGAAGCCAGTGGTAACGGCCAACAAGGAGCTCCTGGCCAACTGCGGGGCTGAACTGTTCGAGGCGGCCTCGACCGCGGGCGTGGACCTTCTGTTCGAGGCTGCGGTTGCCGGTGGCATTCCTCTGATCCGGCCGCTCCGGGAGTCGCTCGCAGGCGAACGGATCCGACGGGTCATGGGCATCGTCAACGGAACGACGAACTTCATCCTCACCAAGATGAGCGAGTCCGGAACCAGCTATCACGACGCCCTCGCCGAAGCCCAGAGCCTCGGGTACGCCGAAAGGGACCCGACCGCCGACGTCGAGGGATACGACGCCGCGGCCAAGGCTGCGATCCTCGCCAACGTTGCGTTCGGAGCGCGCGTCGTTGCCGGCGACGTTTACCGAGAGGGCATTAGCGCAATCACCACGGCGGATATATCCACGGCCAAACAGTTGGGCTTCGCGGTGAAGCTCCTCGCTGTGGTCGAACACAACGACGCCGCCGAATCCGTCACTGAATCCGTCGCGGTAAGGGTCCACCCGGCGATGATCCCGACTACCCACCCTCTGGCCGCGGTCAGGGACTCGTACAACGCAGTGTTCGTCGAAGGCGACGCGGTCGGCCAGCTCATGCTGCTCGGACGCGGAGCGGGAGGGATGCCTACCGCCAGCGCGGTGCTCGGCGACCTGCTCGACGCTGCGCACAACCTCACCACCGGCGGGGCGGGCCGTAGCGTCGCGCTGAGGAAAGTCGAGATCTGCCCCATCGATGATCTTCGTTCTCCTTACTACCTGACCCTCCAGGTGCTCGACAGGCCCGGGGTTCTGCACGCGGTGTCCGGGGTGCTGGGGCGACATCAGGTATCGATCAGGTTGATGGAGCAGGAAGCGCTTCCAGCCATCGCCGCGATCGACGAGGCTCCCAGGCCCGGATCGACCGCCGAACCATCGTCGCCGGCAACCATGGCCGGACCTTCTGCCGTTGCGGGAGGCGAGCCGGTCGCCCGGCTGGTGTTCGTCACCCACCCTGCATACGAGCGGGACGTCCAGGCGTGTCTGCACGACCTGCGCCACCTGGACGTAGTCGACAGCATCGGCGGACTCCTGCGCGTCATTGGATCGTGA
- a CDS encoding ATP-binding protein, with protein MSLSLELPRERESVPLARHLASRSLLELGVLDEIVDDMEIALSEVCTNVIDHAEVGDSYDVEIFVKGHDCEIRVVDSGLGFDAIALADSGPETDFERGRGLAIVRAVMDHVDLQSHTDRGTLVTLEKHLEFKFEISAW; from the coding sequence ATGTCGCTGTCGCTCGAGCTTCCTCGCGAGCGCGAGAGTGTCCCGCTGGCGCGGCACCTCGCATCTCGATCGCTTTTGGAGTTGGGCGTGTTGGACGAAATCGTCGACGACATGGAGATCGCCCTGTCGGAAGTCTGCACGAACGTGATCGATCACGCCGAGGTGGGGGACTCGTACGACGTCGAGATATTCGTCAAGGGTCACGATTGCGAGATTCGGGTGGTCGACAGCGGGTTAGGGTTCGACGCCATCGCGCTCGCGGACAGCGGTCCCGAGACCGACTTCGAACGCGGGCGTGGTCTGGCGATCGTGCGCGCGGTTATGGATCACGTTGACCTGCAATCACACACCGACCGCGGCACGCTTGTCACCCTCGAAAAGCACCTAGAGTTCAAGTTCGAAATCAGCGCCTGGTAG
- a CDS encoding LuxR C-terminal-related transcriptional regulator, producing the protein MAEVEEKTSPTPSSLEDLVARIDRLEVDVARIAAEVERRGAEISEVRRLADMAHLTPRQSEVLIRILSGQRVGRIAADLYVSRSTVRNHLSGIYQKLGVGSQSELIEFVRSKASWKS; encoded by the coding sequence TTGGCCGAAGTCGAGGAGAAAACTAGCCCGACGCCCAGCAGTCTTGAAGATCTTGTGGCGCGCATCGACCGCCTCGAGGTGGACGTGGCCCGCATCGCGGCCGAGGTTGAGAGAAGAGGCGCCGAGATCAGTGAAGTTCGCCGGCTGGCGGACATGGCCCATCTGACCCCACGCCAGAGCGAGGTGCTGATTCGGATATTGAGCGGCCAGCGAGTGGGGAGGATAGCGGCCGATCTCTACGTGAGCCGCTCGACCGTACGGAATCACCTTTCCGGGATATATCAAAAGCTCGGTGTTGGTTCTCAGTCTGAGCTGATCGAGTTCGTTCGGTCGAAGGCGTCCTGGAAGTCTTAG